The following are from one region of the Prevotella communis genome:
- a CDS encoding ABC transporter permease — protein sequence MKTLQLLYKVGLRELQILCRNRVYLFCMVAFPLMVMVFFTSLMDDGLPTEMPVGVVDLDNTSTSRSLVQRLDAFQMSKVVAHYPSVNEARRDIQENEIYAFLYIPKGTTENLLAGRQPKISFYYSYTTLASGALLMKDLKTISTLGSAAVGQATMRAKGFTDAQIQTFLQPIRIDLHQIANPWTSYNSYLSTMLVPGMIMLFIFLISAYSLGTELKFGTSKEWLEMADNRISIALMGKFLPQTMIWLAVVYSYEYYVFHVLQFPHQGSPWMLVLLGLVQVIASQGFGIFAFGLMPSLRMSMSVCSLWAVLSFSMVGSAFPMMGMDGALQTLTWLFPLRHYYMIYQINVFNGYPLLESWFHMAAMAAFILLPWLVVRKIKNAMLTYVYIP from the coding sequence TTGAAAACGCTACAATTATTATATAAGGTAGGACTGCGCGAGTTGCAGATACTGTGCAGGAACAGGGTGTACCTGTTTTGCATGGTGGCTTTCCCGCTGATGGTCATGGTGTTCTTCACATCGCTGATGGACGATGGACTGCCAACGGAGATGCCCGTGGGCGTGGTGGACCTGGACAACACATCGACGTCGCGCTCACTGGTGCAGCGTCTGGATGCCTTCCAGATGTCGAAGGTGGTGGCCCACTACCCCAGCGTGAACGAGGCCCGTCGTGATATCCAGGAGAACGAGATATACGCGTTCCTGTATATCCCCAAGGGTACCACGGAGAACCTGCTGGCAGGCCGACAGCCAAAGATATCGTTCTATTACTCATATACCACACTGGCGTCGGGTGCCCTGCTGATGAAGGACCTGAAGACAATCTCTACACTGGGCTCGGCAGCCGTAGGTCAGGCCACGATGCGTGCCAAGGGATTCACGGATGCACAGATACAGACATTCCTGCAGCCTATCCGCATAGACCTGCATCAGATAGCCAACCCGTGGACCAGTTACAACTCCTACCTGTCAACGATGCTGGTACCTGGCATGATTATGCTGTTTATCTTCCTGATATCGGCCTACTCGCTGGGCACGGAACTGAAGTTCGGCACGTCGAAGGAATGGCTGGAGATGGCCGACAACCGCATATCGATAGCGCTGATGGGCAAGTTCCTGCCTCAGACCATGATATGGCTGGCGGTGGTCTACAGTTATGAATACTACGTGTTCCACGTGTTGCAGTTCCCCCATCAGGGCAGTCCCTGGATGCTGGTACTGCTGGGATTGGTACAGGTGATAGCCTCGCAGGGCTTTGGCATCTTTGCCTTTGGCCTGATGCCGTCGCTGCGTATGTCGATGAGTGTGTGCTCACTCTGGGCGGTGCTCAGTTTTTCGATGGTGGGCTCTGCCTTCCCCATGATGGGCATGGACGGTGCGCTGCAGACGCTCACGTGGCTGTTTCCCCTGCGTCATTACTACATGATTTATCAGATTAACGTGTTCAACGGTTACCCACTGTTGGAGTCGTGGTTCCACATGGCCGCTATGGCAGCATTCATACTGCTGCCCTGGTTGGTGGTGAGGAAAATTAAGAATGCAATGCTGACCTATGTCTACATACCGTAA
- a CDS encoding HlyD family secretion protein, which yields MSNQSKKQHHNILYAIIGFAAVVIIVALIGFFALGRDPEIIQGQVEVSEYRVSSKVPGRILEIRVKEGDYVHAGDTLAILDAPEVRAKMQQAQGAEDGAAALEMMAKNGARKEQVQGAYQVYQQATAALEIAEKSYNRVQRLFDEGVVSAQKRDEALAMYKASEAQMKAAKSQYDMAVNGARQEEKLAAQAQLNRAKGAVQEVNAYIGETVQIAQMDGEVSSIYPKVGELVGTGSPIMTISMMNDMWGTFNVREDQLNGMKIGTEFTAFVPAFNKEIKLKVYHMKDQGSYAVWKATKANGQYDLKTFEVKARPVEKIEGLRPGMSLVVK from the coding sequence ATGAGTAATCAATCAAAAAAACAGCATCATAACATTCTGTATGCGATCATTGGTTTTGCTGCAGTTGTTATTATCGTGGCTCTCATAGGTTTCTTTGCACTGGGTCGCGATCCCGAGATTATTCAGGGACAGGTGGAAGTATCAGAGTATCGCGTGTCGAGCAAGGTGCCCGGACGTATTCTGGAAATCCGTGTGAAGGAGGGCGACTACGTACATGCCGGCGACACGCTGGCCATTCTGGATGCACCCGAGGTACGTGCCAAGATGCAACAGGCACAGGGGGCTGAGGACGGTGCCGCCGCGCTGGAGATGATGGCCAAGAATGGTGCCCGCAAGGAACAGGTGCAGGGTGCCTATCAGGTGTACCAGCAGGCAACGGCAGCCCTGGAGATTGCCGAGAAATCATACAACCGCGTGCAGCGTCTGTTTGACGAGGGCGTGGTGAGTGCACAGAAGCGCGACGAGGCGCTGGCTATGTACAAGGCTTCTGAGGCTCAGATGAAGGCTGCCAAGAGTCAGTATGACATGGCTGTGAACGGTGCCCGTCAGGAGGAGAAACTGGCCGCTCAGGCACAGTTGAACCGCGCCAAGGGTGCCGTGCAGGAGGTCAACGCCTATATCGGCGAGACCGTGCAGATAGCCCAGATGGACGGTGAGGTGAGCAGCATCTACCCGAAGGTGGGCGAGCTCGTTGGTACGGGCAGTCCTATCATGACCATCTCAATGATGAACGATATGTGGGGCACATTCAACGTACGCGAGGATCAGTTGAACGGCATGAAGATTGGTACTGAGTTTACGGCTTTCGTACCCGCATTCAACAAGGAAATCAAGTTGAAGGTGTATCACATGAAGGATCAGGGCTCGTATGCGGTATGGAAGGCTACGAAGGCCAACGGACAGTATGACCTGAAGACCTTTGAGGTGAAGGCGCGTCCGGTGGAGAAGATTGAGGGCCTGCGTCCCGGCATGAGCCTGGTGGTGAAGTAA
- a CDS encoding TolC family protein — MKRIFTFGFLLLALGQGAAEAQQLLSLDSCRAMALRNNKQMGVQQLKQDIAANLRKSARTKYLPHVSAIGSYQFTSEEISILNNEQKGKLSNLGTNLTGSLSGLGNTLQTTLGQMGTMLGQLGVPAEAFQQMAGQLQQNMQQTSTNMAGLLDSEGQKIVDAFRTDTRHIFAGSVLVTQPIFMGGGIMALNKLADINEEFANNSVAARRQGILYSTDQAYWQVVSLKHKKKLAESYLELIKKFDTDVQRMIEEGVATRSEGLSVSVKVNEAEMTLQKVDDGLVLSKMLLCQMIGMPMNEEITLADEDVEDLAVVTLHPQLNVEQAVENRAELKMLDNVVDMSKQATNILKAANLPQVALMGGYAVSNPNVLNGFEKKFGGFWNVGVLVRVPIWNWGDVAYKVRAAKGATAIAALERDEAREKIELQVNQNTFKVDEANKRLVMAQTGIERANENLRTANLGFKEGVIAPTVVMEAQTAWLQAQSQLIDAQIAVKLSQVDLQKALGTLY, encoded by the coding sequence ATGAAGAGAATCTTTACTTTCGGCTTCTTGCTCCTGGCTCTGGGTCAGGGAGCAGCCGAGGCACAGCAGTTGCTGAGTCTTGACAGTTGCCGTGCCATGGCCCTGCGCAACAATAAGCAGATGGGCGTGCAGCAACTGAAACAGGACATCGCAGCCAACCTCAGGAAGTCGGCACGCACCAAGTACCTGCCCCACGTCAGTGCGATAGGCAGTTACCAATTCACCAGCGAGGAGATTTCTATCCTGAACAACGAGCAGAAGGGTAAGTTATCAAATCTGGGTACCAACCTCACAGGATCCCTGTCGGGACTGGGCAACACGCTGCAGACGACACTGGGACAGATGGGTACGATGCTGGGACAACTGGGTGTGCCTGCCGAGGCCTTCCAGCAGATGGCTGGACAGTTGCAGCAGAACATGCAGCAGACATCGACCAACATGGCTGGTCTGCTGGACAGTGAGGGACAGAAGATAGTGGATGCCTTCCGCACGGATACGCGTCATATCTTTGCCGGTTCGGTACTGGTCACCCAACCCATCTTCATGGGTGGTGGCATCATGGCGCTCAATAAGTTGGCCGACATCAACGAGGAGTTTGCCAACAACTCAGTGGCAGCACGTCGTCAGGGTATCCTCTACTCTACCGACCAGGCCTACTGGCAGGTGGTGTCGCTGAAGCACAAGAAGAAGCTGGCTGAGAGTTACCTGGAACTGATTAAGAAATTTGATACCGACGTGCAGCGCATGATTGAAGAGGGCGTGGCCACACGGAGCGAGGGACTGAGCGTCAGCGTGAAGGTGAACGAGGCCGAGATGACCCTGCAGAAGGTGGACGACGGACTGGTGCTGTCGAAGATGCTGCTCTGTCAGATGATTGGCATGCCGATGAACGAGGAGATCACACTGGCCGACGAGGACGTGGAGGACCTGGCCGTGGTGACGCTGCACCCCCAGCTGAACGTGGAACAGGCAGTGGAGAACCGTGCCGAACTGAAGATGCTGGATAATGTGGTGGATATGTCGAAGCAGGCTACCAATATCCTGAAGGCTGCCAACCTGCCACAGGTGGCCCTGATGGGTGGCTATGCGGTGAGCAATCCCAACGTGCTCAACGGATTCGAGAAGAAATTCGGCGGATTCTGGAACGTGGGTGTGCTGGTGCGCGTGCCTATCTGGAACTGGGGCGACGTGGCCTACAAGGTGCGTGCTGCCAAGGGTGCCACAGCCATTGCTGCTCTGGAGCGCGACGAGGCTCGCGAGAAGATAGAGCTGCAGGTGAACCAGAACACGTTTAAGGTGGACGAGGCCAACAAGCGTCTGGTGATGGCGCAGACGGGTATCGAGCGTGCCAACGAGAACCTGCGCACGGCCAACCTGGGATTCAAGGAGGGTGTGATAGCACCTACCGTGGTGATGGAGGCACAGACGGCCTGGCTGCAGGCACAGTCACAGCTCATCGACGCACAGATTGCCGTGAAGCTCTCGCAGGTGGATCTGCAGAAAGCACTGGGAACGCTGTATTAG
- a CDS encoding DUF4492 domain-containing protein — protein MMTNFLYRTIHFYYDGFRHMTVGRTLWAVIIVKLIIIFLVLKVFFFPNYISEHSDAGSEPDFVASELIDRAESNVLTP, from the coding sequence ATGATGACTAACTTCCTATATCGAACAATTCATTTTTACTATGATGGCTTCCGTCACATGACGGTGGGTCGCACCCTGTGGGCTGTCATCATTGTGAAGCTTATCATCATTTTCCTTGTCCTGAAGGTTTTCTTCTTCCCCAACTATATCTCCGAGCACTCCGATGCCGGTTCCGAGCCCGACTTCGTAGCCTCCGAGCTCATAGACCGCGCAGAGTCTAATGTCTTAACTCCTTAA
- a CDS encoding cytochrome ubiquinol oxidase subunit I, translated as MTNLLLSIDAGTIDWSRAQFALTAIYHWLFVPLTLGLAVIMGIAETIYYKKRTDFWKHTAQFWQRLFGVNFAMGVATGIILEFEFGTNWSNYSWFVGDIFGAPLAVEGIVAFFMESTFVAVMFFGWKKVSAGFHLASTWLTGLGATISAWWILVANAWMQYPVGCAFNPDTMRNEMTSFLEVALSPFAVEKFCHTVISSWIIGAVFVVAVSCWYLVRKRHIQLAVQSIRIAAIVGFVAALGAGATGHKSGQTVAQVQPMKLAAMEALYDGGHEIGLKVVEGIEVPYGLSMMATNTLDGYVPGINDLLDGYVKDDGTVEPSVDEKIERGRKAIQALADYRKAKAEGADEEILNSQLSIINSNMPYFGYGYVKDKADVVPPVWINFWAFRAMVGLGCLFIAFFGLVLVLIFDIPMVSLLVRRLLSAVGLLDERAADRSAPADAMPAWLCWTAVLMVPLAYIASESGWLVAEFGRQPWTIQDMLPTWAAVSDLSAGSVALTFFLFLILFTTMLAVEINILLKQIKKGPQL; from the coding sequence ATGACAAACCTACTACTATCCATTGATGCCGGTACCATTGACTGGTCCAGAGCGCAGTTCGCTCTCACGGCAATCTATCACTGGCTCTTCGTGCCCCTGACCCTTGGCCTGGCCGTTATCATGGGCATAGCCGAGACCATTTACTACAAGAAGCGTACGGACTTCTGGAAACACACGGCCCAGTTCTGGCAGCGCCTCTTCGGCGTGAATTTCGCCATGGGTGTGGCCACGGGTATCATCCTGGAGTTCGAGTTTGGTACCAACTGGAGCAACTACTCCTGGTTCGTGGGCGATATCTTCGGTGCCCCACTGGCTGTCGAGGGTATCGTGGCTTTCTTCATGGAGAGCACCTTCGTGGCCGTGATGTTCTTTGGCTGGAAAAAGGTGTCGGCTGGCTTCCATCTGGCCTCCACCTGGCTCACCGGACTGGGTGCCACCATCTCTGCCTGGTGGATTCTCGTGGCCAACGCGTGGATGCAGTATCCCGTGGGCTGTGCGTTCAATCCCGACACCATGCGCAATGAGATGACCTCGTTCCTCGAGGTGGCACTGTCGCCCTTCGCCGTCGAGAAATTCTGCCATACGGTCATCTCCTCGTGGATCATCGGTGCCGTGTTTGTCGTTGCCGTCAGCTGTTGGTATCTGGTCAGGAAACGCCACATCCAACTGGCTGTCCAGAGCATCCGCATTGCTGCTATCGTCGGCTTTGTGGCTGCCCTTGGCGCAGGTGCTACCGGTCATAAGAGCGGTCAGACCGTGGCGCAGGTACAACCCATGAAACTGGCTGCTATGGAGGCCCTCTATGATGGTGGTCACGAGATTGGCCTGAAGGTGGTTGAGGGTATCGAGGTGCCCTATGGTCTGTCGATGATGGCCACCAACACCCTCGATGGCTATGTGCCTGGCATCAACGACCTGCTCGATGGCTATGTGAAGGACGATGGTACGGTGGAGCCCTCTGTCGATGAGAAGATAGAGCGAGGCCGAAAGGCGATACAAGCCTTGGCTGATTACCGCAAAGCGAAGGCCGAGGGCGCCGACGAAGAAATTCTCAATTCTCAATTGTCAATTATCAATTCTAATATGCCTTATTTCGGCTATGGCTACGTGAAGGACAAGGCCGACGTGGTGCCGCCCGTATGGATCAATTTCTGGGCGTTCCGTGCCATGGTGGGACTGGGCTGTCTCTTCATCGCCTTCTTCGGACTGGTGCTCGTCCTGATATTCGATATCCCCATGGTGTCGCTCCTGGTGCGCCGACTGCTCTCTGCCGTCGGACTGCTCGATGAGCGTGCGGCCGACCGTAGCGCTCCTGCCGATGCGATGCCCGCATGGCTCTGCTGGACTGCCGTACTCATGGTGCCCCTGGCCTATATCGCCTCCGAGAGTGGCTGGCTGGTGGCTGAGTTTGGTCGTCAGCCCTGGACCATCCAGGATATGCTGCCTACGTGGGCTGCTGTCAGCGACCTTAGTGCCGGCAGTGTGGCACTCACCTTCTTCCTCTTCCTCATCCTCTTCACCACGATGCTGGCTGTGGAGATAAACATCCTGTTGAAACAAATTAAGAAAGGACCGCAACTATGA
- a CDS encoding cytochrome d ubiquinol oxidase subunit II, producing the protein MTYEFLQHYWCFIVSLLGALLVFLLFVQGANSMIFQLGKTPDERRLLINSTGRKWEFTFTTLVTFGGAFFASFPLFYSTSFGGAYWLWMLILFTFVLQAVSYEFQNKLGNFLGPKTFQCFLVLNGILGPLLLGGAVATFFEGSNFIVEKGNMIDADALSPVISHWANASHGLDALLNPWILVFAVAVLFLARTLGILYTMNNIADETIRTRSRYQLAGAAFVFVVLFVVYLVHLLLKDGYAYDDSGLIFMEPNKYLNNMLDMWYLTAVMLLGVVLVLWGIGSELINLKSPTLNLKSNGIWPAGIGTVLTVTPLLLMSAWNHTAYYPSTADLQSSLTLENSCSSYFTLNTMFWVSLLVPFVLAYIVYAWRQIDSKKIDRDEIASDDHAY; encoded by the coding sequence ATGACTTACGAATTCTTGCAACATTACTGGTGCTTCATCGTATCACTGTTGGGAGCACTACTCGTCTTCCTGCTCTTCGTACAGGGAGCCAACTCCATGATATTCCAGTTGGGAAAGACACCCGACGAGCGTCGCCTGCTCATCAATTCCACCGGTCGTAAGTGGGAGTTCACGTTCACCACGCTGGTCACCTTCGGCGGTGCTTTCTTCGCCTCTTTCCCCCTGTTCTATTCCACCAGCTTCGGCGGTGCCTACTGGCTGTGGATGCTCATCCTCTTCACCTTCGTGCTGCAGGCCGTGAGCTATGAGTTCCAGAATAAGCTGGGCAATTTCCTCGGTCCCAAGACCTTCCAGTGCTTCCTGGTGCTCAATGGCATCCTGGGTCCCCTGCTCCTGGGCGGCGCCGTGGCCACCTTCTTCGAGGGCTCCAATTTCATCGTGGAGAAAGGGAATATGATTGATGCCGATGCCCTGTCGCCTGTTATTAGTCACTGGGCCAACGCCTCTCATGGCCTTGATGCCCTGCTCAATCCGTGGATACTCGTCTTCGCCGTGGCCGTGCTCTTCCTGGCCCGTACGCTGGGCATCCTGTACACCATGAACAATATCGCCGACGAGACCATCCGCACCCGCAGTCGCTATCAGCTGGCTGGTGCCGCCTTCGTCTTCGTGGTGCTCTTCGTGGTCTATCTGGTCCATCTGCTTCTGAAGGACGGCTATGCCTACGACGACAGCGGCCTGATTTTCATGGAGCCCAACAAATACCTGAACAACATGCTGGATATGTGGTATCTCACCGCCGTGATGCTCCTCGGCGTCGTCCTGGTGCTCTGGGGAATAGGAAGTGAGTTGATAAACCTCAAATCTCCAACCTTAAATCTCAAATCAAACGGCATTTGGCCTGCCGGCATCGGCACCGTGCTCACCGTGACGCCCCTGCTCCTGATGTCAGCCTGGAACCACACCGCCTATTATCCCTCCACGGCCGACCTCCAGTCGTCGCTGACGCTCGAGAACTCATGCAGCAGTTATTTCACCCTCAACACCATGTTCTGGGTGTCGCTCCTCGTTCCCTTCGTCCTTGCCTACATCGTCTATGCCTGGCGCCAGATAGACAGCAAGAAGATAGACCGTGACGAGATTGCGTCCGACGACCACGCCTATTAA
- a CDS encoding smalltalk protein — protein MKNKTFWKFAIQTAISVLSAIATALGVTSCM, from the coding sequence ATGAAGAACAAGACATTTTGGAAATTCGCGATTCAAACAGCCATTAGTGTGCTGTCGGCCATCGCAACGGCACTGGGAGTGACCTCGTGCATGTGA
- a CDS encoding HU family DNA-binding protein, with product MGEIQIQKVQRTVQVKDADNTRKKVQKTYGKIIYRKTLTLDDMAEHIMKHGSVYTEDVVIGVITKLKNCMQEMLADGHKVKLDGIGTLYPTLTSAGVDNAKDFSATENVTRIGIAFLADQSRKSMYKARSMREAVNLSTSVYSELTGEETGGGNTESGNNGGTENGGGSSSSESGNGGGPVNP from the coding sequence ATGGGAGAAATTCAAATTCAGAAAGTTCAGCGTACCGTACAGGTAAAGGATGCTGACAACACTCGCAAGAAAGTACAGAAGACCTACGGCAAGATTATCTATCGTAAAACCCTGACGCTGGACGACATGGCCGAGCACATCATGAAGCACGGTTCTGTGTATACCGAAGACGTCGTCATCGGTGTGATCACCAAGCTGAAGAACTGCATGCAGGAGATGCTGGCCGACGGTCATAAGGTGAAGCTCGACGGCATCGGCACGCTGTACCCCACCCTGACCAGCGCAGGTGTAGACAACGCCAAGGACTTCAGCGCCACGGAGAACGTCACCCGCATCGGCATCGCCTTCCTGGCCGACCAGAGCCGCAAGTCCATGTACAAGGCACGCTCTATGCGTGAGGCCGTGAACCTGAGTACCAGCGTGTACAGCGAGCTGACGGGCGAAGAGACCGGAGGCGGAAACACGGAGTCAGGGAACAACGGAGGCACGGAGAACGGCGGCGGCAGTTCTAGCTCCGAGTCTGGCAACGGCGGCGGTCCCGTCAATCCTTAA
- a CDS encoding CHC2 zinc finger domain-containing protein translates to MDRQDLQKLRELPIEGVAERLGLRVVHHKALCPFHADNHPSLSFKVSKNTYRCFVCGASGGPIDLVMKHLNLDFRAACRWLADEHNIILEEWKPQTSDISPQTSFDGSRYERFFEHPWLLPEAQKFLFEERRLDPRVIRWCRLTSWKDKQGVPWLQIPYYDREGRLVGVQNRNLVRGALPRFRFPQGSQCGIYNLPVLNLLRPGEQLFITEGASDCWAMLSAGHKAIAIPSATLLSKKDIELLNSIYSPPSQGKATGRRVSGNGEGGGSLFHMYPDRDAPGERLFLQLKEVLPSLVHHQLPPDCKDFSDYFLKQKISEK, encoded by the coding sequence ATGGATAGACAAGATCTTCAAAAGCTCCGCGAACTCCCCATAGAGGGAGTCGCTGAGCGACTTGGACTGCGGGTTGTGCATCATAAGGCTCTGTGCCCGTTTCATGCCGACAACCACCCCAGCCTATCGTTTAAGGTAAGCAAGAACACATACCGATGCTTTGTGTGCGGGGCCAGCGGCGGACCAATCGACTTGGTGATGAAGCACCTGAATCTGGACTTCAGGGCTGCCTGCCGATGGTTGGCCGACGAACATAACATAATCCTTGAAGAATGGAAACCGCAGACATCAGACATCAGCCCTCAGACATCCTTCGACGGGAGTAGGTATGAACGTTTCTTTGAGCATCCTTGGCTTTTGCCAGAGGCCCAGAAGTTTCTCTTTGAGGAGCGACGCCTGGACCCGAGGGTAATCCGCTGGTGCCGCCTCACTTCCTGGAAAGACAAGCAGGGGGTGCCCTGGCTGCAGATACCCTATTATGACCGTGAGGGACGGTTGGTGGGCGTGCAGAACCGCAACCTGGTGCGTGGCGCCCTGCCCCGCTTCCGCTTCCCGCAAGGCTCGCAATGTGGCATCTACAACCTGCCTGTTCTGAACCTCCTTCGTCCGGGCGAACAGCTCTTCATCACGGAGGGCGCCTCCGACTGCTGGGCCATGCTCTCTGCCGGTCACAAGGCCATCGCGATACCATCAGCAACGCTGCTCTCCAAGAAAGATATAGAATTGCTAAACTCTATATACTCCCCTCCATCACAGGGAAAGGCTACGGGTAGGCGCGTCAGCGGGAATGGGGAAGGGGGTGGGTCTTTGTTTCACATGTACCCCGATCGCGACGCCCCTGGCGAGCGTCTGTTCCTGCAGCTGAAGGAGGTGCTGCCGTCGCTGGTGCACCATCAGTTGCCGCCCGACTGCAAGGACTTCTCCGACTATTTTCTGAAGCAAAAAATATCTGAAAAATAA
- a CDS encoding D-Ala-D-Ala carboxypeptidase family metallohydrolase, translated as MAKENNKTTKLTPHFTLEEMTRTDVELGYVDRQRQTQPDEQVTENLTRVCQWLEMLRQRWNEQYGEGNDPVIINSAFRCKELNRLVGGCTTSNHLTGCAADLRVMGKEQLLRYVVLLLDISDEMHQDFDELLMERNARGYWLHFAVRPKNNRRKISLLNVI; from the coding sequence ATGGCAAAAGAAAATAATAAAACGACAAAGTTAACGCCTCACTTTACACTTGAGGAGATGACGCGCACAGACGTGGAGCTGGGATATGTGGACCGCCAGCGGCAGACGCAGCCGGATGAGCAGGTGACAGAGAACCTGACGAGGGTGTGCCAGTGGCTGGAGATGCTGCGCCAGCGCTGGAACGAGCAGTATGGCGAGGGCAACGACCCTGTGATCATCAACAGCGCCTTCCGCTGCAAGGAGCTGAACAGGCTGGTGGGTGGATGCACCACGTCGAACCATCTCACGGGGTGTGCTGCCGACCTGCGGGTCATGGGCAAGGAGCAGCTGCTGAGGTATGTGGTGCTGTTGCTCGACATCAGCGACGAGATGCATCAGGACTTCGATGAGCTGCTCATGGAGCGCAATGCCCGCGGCTACTGGCTGCACTTTGCCGTGCGTCCCAAGAACAACCGCAGGAAGATATCCCTTCTCAATGTGATTTAA
- a CDS encoding pilus assembly protein HicB, translating into MRKVLVIVSQASDGTFWCHTEKDVYGAGLNAAGQTVKEAKDDLLACLEEAKADYEESGKTAEQVEFRYQYDLQSFFDYFSFLNVTEVAKRAGINPSLMRQYTRGIKTAGEKTYERLTACMASITKDLQAASFR; encoded by the coding sequence ATGAGGAAAGTATTAGTGATAGTATCGCAGGCATCCGACGGCACATTCTGGTGCCACACAGAAAAGGATGTCTATGGCGCGGGACTGAATGCAGCAGGCCAGACTGTGAAGGAGGCCAAGGACGACTTACTGGCTTGTCTGGAAGAGGCTAAGGCAGACTACGAAGAAAGCGGGAAGACGGCTGAGCAAGTAGAGTTCCGCTATCAGTATGATTTGCAGTCGTTCTTCGACTACTTTTCTTTTTTGAATGTCACAGAGGTTGCCAAGCGCGCTGGAATCAATCCTTCGCTGATGCGCCAGTACACACGGGGTATCAAAACGGCAGGTGAAAAGACTTATGAGCGTCTGACTGCCTGCATGGCAAGTATTACTAAGGATCTGCAAGCCGCGTCTTTCCGTTAG
- a CDS encoding HIRAN domain-containing protein encodes MFRTHIVALPYYNVKDCLGEFLAEAMGRAMTLRPDPANDVDAKAICAYDWEGRHAGYVAAYDLREAWQTLRGSGRKSLRGRIVEVNGEHKCLVFECKVETLGESCELYPTAAYTAWNYTGPRLKSTHEMVTLDYMMDEICERLDEHELWSDEEHRDFLTLTMRFCELSCYDLSGEMSDFRRRLCLRLMEIDDYGFQELTEELKMACGRAGRESHGGKVLNYWMRLIAEPKTIKPLLVCRHEHNIDEIKRQLECFPESMFEEWIENKENFVAKLLYMHIPREVLWRFISGIAFYEAVSARQKSESTSAAENEKTPQNVNVHVELFSNKDTNIDKNFGPNIEHNGGTLSLPNKNIE; translated from the coding sequence ATGTTCAGGACACATATTGTTGCGTTACCTTATTATAATGTGAAAGACTGCTTGGGCGAGTTTCTTGCCGAGGCGATGGGACGTGCTATGACGTTGCGCCCCGATCCAGCCAACGACGTTGATGCAAAAGCCATCTGTGCCTACGATTGGGAGGGACGGCATGCGGGCTATGTGGCAGCCTACGACCTGAGGGAAGCCTGGCAGACGTTGCGCGGCAGCGGCAGGAAGTCGTTGCGCGGACGTATTGTGGAGGTGAACGGCGAGCACAAGTGCCTGGTGTTTGAGTGCAAGGTGGAGACGCTGGGCGAGTCGTGCGAGTTATACCCCACGGCAGCGTATACGGCCTGGAACTACACGGGGCCACGCCTGAAATCCACGCATGAGATGGTGACGCTGGACTATATGATGGACGAGATCTGCGAGCGACTGGATGAGCATGAGCTGTGGAGCGATGAGGAGCATCGCGATTTTCTGACGCTGACCATGCGATTCTGCGAGTTGTCATGCTACGACCTGAGTGGCGAGATGAGCGACTTCCGCCGCAGGCTCTGTCTGCGCCTGATGGAGATTGACGACTACGGCTTTCAGGAACTGACGGAGGAACTGAAGATGGCGTGTGGCCGCGCAGGACGTGAGTCGCATGGCGGAAAGGTGCTCAACTACTGGATGCGCCTGATTGCAGAACCGAAGACCATCAAGCCCCTGCTGGTATGTCGTCACGAGCACAATATTGACGAGATAAAGAGGCAGTTGGAATGTTTCCCAGAGTCGATGTTTGAGGAGTGGATAGAGAATAAGGAGAACTTTGTGGCTAAGTTGCTGTATATGCACATCCCTCGCGAGGTGTTGTGGCGATTCATCTCGGGCATAGCCTTCTATGAGGCCGTCTCTGCGCGCCAGAAGTCTGAGAGTACATCGGCGGCCGAGAACGAGAAAACGCCTCAGAACGTGAACGTACACGTAGAACTTTTCAGCAATAAGGATACAAACATCGACAAGAACTTCGGGCCGAATATTGAGCATAACGGCGGCACGTTGTCGCTGCCCAATAAAAACATAGAGTAA